The Bradyrhizobium sp. LLZ17 genomic sequence AAGCCGACATTATAGAGACCCCAGATCAGGCCGGCGACGATCACCGCCAGCAGCGCGAGGGGATCGAGCCGGCCCGAGCCGATTGTGCTGACTGTTGGCGCCGGCGGCGGTTGATAGAACATGATCAGCACAATGCCGATCGCGGTCAGTGCGCCGGCCGCCAGAAACACGGCGCCCGCACCATAGGCGGTGCCGATCGCCGGCAGCACCAGCAGCGAGATCGCGACGCCGGCCGGCCAGGAGTTGACGAAGATCGCCATCGCGGTTGCAATCTCTTTCCCGGCAAACCAGTCGGTGCCCATCTTGGTGAGCTGCACCGTCAGCAGCACGCCGCCTGCGCCGGAGGCGAGCCGGCCCGCCATCTGCCACCCCCACAGATCCGCCGTGGCCATGACCAGGCTGCCGGCGGTCATCAGCAGCAGTGCGATGATGGTTGTCTGTTTGTCGCCGAGGATCCGTCCGATCGCGCCGCCCGGCAGCGCCAGCACGATGCCCGGTGTGAAGTAGAGCCCGATCAGGATGCCGATGTCGGCGAGGCCGACGCCAAAGGTCTGTTGCAGCAGCGGCGCGACCGCGGCCACGCTCTGGAACTGGAATGCGATCGTCAGGCGCACAAAGAACAGGATCGCAAGAATGCCCCAGCGACTGCGCAATGCCTCATCTCCCCAAGCCCTGCGCGAGCGTGCGGTGGGGAGAAGCCGGAGTCAACCGGCCGTCTTCCTCGTCGCGCGCCCGTACAGGAGACACAGCAGCGCCAGCAGAACGGCGGCCGAGAGGCCGAGCGACCAGTGAATCCCGATCGCCGCGCCAAACAGCCCGACCGTGATGCCGCTGAACGCCCGCATCCCGAGGCCTGCCATGTTGTAGAGGCCGACGACGCGGCCGCGGATGTCGGGCGGTGCGTTCAACTGCACCAGCGCCTGCGCCATGGTGTTGAACGACAGCTCGAAGAAGCCGGCACAAAACAGCAGCACGATCGCAACGGGATAGATCCGCACCGAGGCGAAGCCGAGCAGCGCGACG encodes the following:
- a CDS encoding CynX/NimT family MFS transporter, producing MRSRWGILAILFFVRLTIAFQFQSVAAVAPLLQQTFGVGLADIGILIGLYFTPGIVLALPGGAIGRILGDKQTTIIALLLMTAGSLVMATADLWGWQMAGRLASGAGGVLLTVQLTKMGTDWFAGKEIATAMAIFVNSWPAGVAISLLVLPAIGTAYGAGAVFLAAGALTAIGIVLIMFYQPPPAPTVSTIGSGRLDPLALLAVIVAGLIWGLYNVGFAMIFSFGPSLLAERGWSIAAAGSAISVVMWLSVISVPAGGYLADRFKQPFVLAIAASLAVAALLTWLTRSDAVITILVLIGLIGGHPAGPIMSLTARVLVPETRAIGMGVFYTLFYAAMMLGPAVAGRLAKSAGSAAVALDLGALAVLACPPLMWLFEWIVSVRNRRAKS